Proteins co-encoded in one Aquincola tertiaricarbonis genomic window:
- a CDS encoding glutathione binding-like protein produces the protein MKLYLAPGACSLAAHIALHEAGIDFDRITVDLRAKRTEDGADFTSINPKGYVPTLVLDDGSTLTENVALLDWIAQRSGKPLPGGELGRTRLLEMLAFISTEVHKQFGRLFFPTSDAEKTAALDKVAQRLQYLAGQLKGDYLFGNEMSVADAYLYVMLRWADGKGATVPAALQTYRQRLEARPAVQLALRHEGLDAK, from the coding sequence ATGAAGCTTTACCTCGCCCCCGGCGCCTGCAGCCTGGCCGCCCACATTGCATTGCACGAAGCCGGCATCGACTTCGACCGCATCACCGTCGACCTGCGTGCCAAGCGCACCGAGGACGGCGCCGACTTCACCAGCATCAACCCCAAGGGCTATGTGCCCACGCTGGTGCTGGACGACGGCAGCACGCTGACCGAGAACGTTGCGCTGCTCGACTGGATCGCCCAGCGCAGCGGCAAGCCGCTGCCCGGCGGCGAGCTGGGGCGCACCCGGCTGCTGGAAATGCTGGCCTTCATCTCCACCGAAGTGCACAAGCAGTTCGGCCGCCTGTTCTTCCCGACCAGCGACGCCGAGAAGACCGCCGCGCTGGACAAGGTGGCCCAGCGGCTGCAGTACCTGGCCGGTCAGCTCAAGGGCGACTACCTCTTCGGCAACGAGATGTCGGTGGCCGACGCCTACCTGTACGTGATGCTGCGCTGGGCCGACGGCAAGGGCGCCACCGTGCCGGCCGCGCTGCAGACCTACCGCCAGCGGCTGGAAGCACGGCCGGCGGTGCAGCTGGCGCTGCGGCACGAAGGCCTCGACGCGAAGTGA
- the coxB gene encoding cytochrome c oxidase subunit II has product MSQPISSSSALAEALRGWPPPVLDPQGPLSNSVTTLAWVLLAMVTLIFLFVCAAMWVALYGSDGLRARLGGERVVKWLGLIIPSGILAVLLAGGTLLVASTTRTTGDELRMRVSGNIYWWRVSYLDAQGKEYMADANELHIPTGRPVLIDMVSEDVIHSFWVPKLGGKMDMIPGRTNQLRLQADQPGSYGGQCAEFCGGAHSLMGFVVVAHAPADWERWLAARRAPRPAVPAGDTEVQRGARLFNEVGCAACHRVAGTEAQGLAGPDLSFVGSRSSLGAGILPNNRGTLVGWIGDSQSIKPNNRMPAYRSLPAAELHALAAYMESLR; this is encoded by the coding sequence ATGTCACAGCCTATCTCGTCCAGCTCGGCGCTCGCTGAAGCGCTGCGCGGCTGGCCCCCGCCCGTGCTCGACCCGCAGGGGCCGCTGTCCAACAGCGTCACCACGCTGGCCTGGGTGCTGCTGGCCATGGTCACGCTGATCTTCCTCTTCGTGTGTGCCGCCATGTGGGTGGCGCTGTACGGCAGCGACGGCCTGCGCGCCCGCCTGGGTGGCGAGCGGGTGGTCAAGTGGCTGGGGCTCATCATCCCGTCGGGCATCCTGGCGGTGCTGCTGGCCGGCGGCACCCTGCTGGTGGCCAGCACCACGCGCACCACCGGCGACGAGCTGCGCATGCGCGTGTCCGGCAACATCTACTGGTGGCGGGTGTCCTACCTCGATGCGCAAGGCAAGGAATACATGGCCGACGCCAATGAGCTGCACATCCCCACCGGCCGGCCGGTGCTCATCGACATGGTGTCGGAGGACGTGATCCACAGCTTCTGGGTGCCCAAGCTGGGCGGCAAGATGGACATGATCCCCGGCCGCACCAACCAGCTGCGGCTGCAGGCCGACCAGCCCGGCAGCTACGGCGGCCAGTGCGCCGAGTTCTGCGGCGGTGCCCATTCGCTGATGGGCTTCGTGGTGGTGGCGCATGCACCGGCAGACTGGGAGCGCTGGCTGGCGGCCCGCCGCGCGCCGCGCCCGGCGGTCCCCGCTGGCGACACCGAGGTGCAGCGCGGAGCCAGGCTCTTCAACGAAGTGGGCTGCGCCGCCTGCCACCGGGTGGCGGGCACCGAGGCCCAAGGCCTGGCCGGCCCCGACCTCAGCTTCGTGGGCTCTCGCAGCTCCCTGGGTGCGGGCATCCTGCCCAACAACCGGGGCACGCTGGTGGGCTGGATCGGTGACAGCCAGTCCATCAAGCCCAACAACCGCATGCCGGCCTACCGCTCGCTGCCCGCGGCCGAGCTGCATGCGCTGGCCGCCTACATGGAGTCGCTGCGGTGA
- the soxR gene encoding redox-sensitive transcriptional activator SoxR, translating into MASAVSPLTVGELAVRTGVAVSALHYYESRGLIQAQRSAGNQRRYARAMLRRVAFIRAAQQLGVGLAEIAEALSALPDQRTPTKADWARLSARWRQQLEARIAALVALRDRLDGCIGCGCLSLRACALYNPDDQCAQQGSGAQRLVPDPG; encoded by the coding sequence ATGGCATCCGCAGTATCTCCGTTGACGGTGGGCGAGCTGGCCGTCCGCACCGGCGTCGCCGTCTCGGCGCTGCACTATTACGAGTCGCGCGGCCTGATCCAGGCGCAGCGCAGCGCCGGCAACCAGCGCCGGTATGCACGGGCGATGCTGCGGCGCGTGGCCTTCATCCGCGCCGCGCAGCAGCTGGGCGTGGGCCTGGCCGAGATCGCCGAAGCCTTGTCGGCGCTGCCCGACCAGCGCACGCCCACCAAGGCCGACTGGGCGCGGCTGTCGGCCCGCTGGCGCCAGCAGCTGGAGGCCCGCATTGCCGCGCTGGTGGCGCTGCGCGACCGGCTCGACGGCTGCATCGGCTGCGGCTGCCTGTCGCTGCGGGCCTGTGCCCTCTACAACCCCGATGACCAGTGCGCGCAGCAGGGCAGCGGGGCGCAGCGGCTGGTGCCTGACCCCGGCTGA
- a CDS encoding HAD-IA family hydrolase, giving the protein MVLSQFKVLTFDVVGTLIDFERGMLDYLRAAVPEAAVTDDDFLAAYRRSRGSPDVIAYPDDLVRVWHQIAPQLGLPDTDALAQGLGDSVPHWPAFADAPEALQRLRRHFKLVTMTNAQRWALAHFDATLGHPFDLLLSCDDALCEKPDPRYFAYARGRYEGAWGYTQAQNLHVAQSQYHDIGIARRLGLATCWIERRAGQKGFGGTIAVDEITRPDYHYRTLAELADAVEAGL; this is encoded by the coding sequence ATGGTCCTCAGCCAGTTCAAGGTCCTCACCTTCGACGTCGTCGGCACCTTGATCGACTTCGAGCGCGGCATGCTCGACTACCTGCGGGCCGCAGTGCCCGAAGCCGCCGTCACCGACGACGACTTCCTGGCGGCCTACCGCCGTTCGCGCGGCAGCCCCGACGTGATCGCCTACCCCGACGATCTGGTGCGCGTGTGGCACCAGATCGCGCCGCAGCTGGGCCTGCCCGACACCGATGCGCTGGCCCAGGGCCTGGGCGATTCGGTGCCGCACTGGCCGGCCTTCGCCGATGCGCCCGAGGCGCTGCAGCGCCTGCGCCGGCATTTCAAGCTGGTGACCATGACCAATGCCCAGCGCTGGGCGCTGGCGCACTTCGACGCCACGCTGGGCCACCCCTTCGACCTGCTGCTCAGCTGCGACGACGCGCTGTGCGAAAAGCCCGACCCGCGCTACTTCGCCTATGCCCGCGGCCGCTATGAAGGCGCCTGGGGCTACACCCAGGCGCAGAACCTGCACGTCGCGCAAAGCCAGTACCACGACATCGGCATCGCCCGCCGCCTGGGCCTGGCCACCTGCTGGATCGAGCGGCGCGCCGGCCAGAAGGGCTTTGGCGGCACCATCGCGGTCGACGAGATCACCCGGCCCGACTACCACTACCGCACGCTGGCCGAACTGGCCGATGCGGTGGAGGCCGGCCTTTGA
- a CDS encoding inositol monophosphatase family protein: MTASSRLPALQRIARAAAQLALDAYQARDGFSARAKQAQDFVSEIDERVEQLIRDQLALEFPGEAVFGEEQGGELSESCWIIDPIDGTTNFLRGVPLWAVSIGHVAHGQPEAGVVVLPALGLSIAAQRGQGLYVNGERSTRQVRFDEVKLASLGDSHPQAEDVMRAYRQMREAGWVVEIYRSTATAMALAAIGRLDGHVQPQVKAWDMAGALPLCLEAGLTVRHGPLLTRDDSHVAVGTAELMASLGLN, from the coding sequence ATGACCGCTTCTTCCAGACTGCCCGCGCTCCAGCGCATCGCCCGTGCCGCCGCGCAACTGGCGCTGGACGCCTACCAGGCCCGCGACGGCTTCTCGGCACGCGCCAAGCAGGCGCAGGATTTCGTCTCCGAGATCGACGAGCGGGTGGAGCAGCTGATCCGCGACCAGCTGGCGCTCGAGTTTCCGGGCGAGGCGGTGTTCGGCGAAGAGCAGGGCGGCGAGCTGTCCGAGAGCTGCTGGATCATCGACCCCATCGACGGCACCACCAACTTCCTGCGCGGCGTGCCTTTGTGGGCGGTGTCCATCGGCCATGTGGCGCACGGCCAGCCGGAGGCCGGCGTGGTGGTGCTGCCGGCGCTGGGCCTGAGCATCGCGGCGCAGCGCGGCCAGGGCCTGTATGTGAACGGCGAGCGCAGCACGCGCCAGGTGCGCTTCGATGAGGTGAAGCTGGCTTCGCTGGGCGACTCGCACCCGCAGGCCGAAGACGTGATGCGCGCCTACCGCCAGATGCGCGAGGCGGGCTGGGTGGTGGAGATCTACCGCTCGACCGCCACCGCGATGGCGCTGGCCGCCATCGGCCGCCTGGACGGCCATGTGCAGCCCCAGGTCAAGGCCTGGGACATGGCCGGCGCGCTGCCGCTGTGCCTGGAAGCCGGGCTGACGGTGCGCCATGGCCCCTTGCTCACCCGCGACGACAGCCACGTGGCCGTGGGCACGGCCGAGCTGATGGCCAGCCTGGGCCTGAACTGA
- a CDS encoding cytochrome c oxidase assembly protein yields the protein MPDARTWIPYCGEAPTPEFWLSRWNLDPVLWVGLLLAAAALWLPWRGLKAATPGQRRSLRWAWGAAVLLYVSPLCALSSAFFTVRVVHHMALVLVVAPLMAHGLAPWLRRLPVPLWLCTAVAAVAFWTWHVPGPYAAAMSSHAVYALMQLSLLGSATWFWLAVNRSDPMRALAAILVTTVLMGLLGALITFAARPLYEPHFASSLSWGFSPLEDQQLAGIVMWAPGSIAYLLAAVWIGWRWLRAERPRALTADAA from the coding sequence ATGCCGGATGCACGCACGTGGATACCTTACTGCGGTGAGGCGCCGACCCCCGAGTTCTGGCTGAGCCGCTGGAACCTCGATCCCGTGCTGTGGGTCGGCCTGCTGCTGGCCGCGGCCGCGCTGTGGCTGCCCTGGCGCGGGCTGAAGGCGGCCACGCCGGGCCAGCGGCGGTCGCTGCGCTGGGCCTGGGGCGCGGCGGTGCTGCTCTACGTCTCGCCGCTGTGCGCGCTCAGCTCGGCGTTTTTCACCGTGCGGGTGGTGCACCACATGGCCCTGGTGCTGGTGGTGGCGCCCTTGATGGCGCATGGCCTGGCGCCCTGGCTGCGGCGGCTGCCGGTGCCACTGTGGCTGTGCACCGCGGTGGCGGCCGTGGCCTTCTGGACCTGGCACGTGCCCGGGCCGTATGCCGCGGCGATGTCGTCGCATGCGGTGTATGCGCTGATGCAGCTCAGCCTGCTGGGCAGCGCGACGTGGTTCTGGCTGGCCGTCAACCGCAGCGACCCGATGCGCGCGCTGGCCGCCATCCTGGTGACCACGGTGCTGATGGGCCTGCTGGGCGCGCTGATCACCTTCGCGGCGCGGCCGCTGTACGAGCCGCACTTCGCCTCCAGCCTGAGCTGGGGCTTCTCGCCGCTGGAAGACCAGCAACTGGCCGGCATCGTGATGTGGGCACCGGGCAGCATCGCCTACCTGCTGGCGGCGGTGTGGATCGGCTGGCGCTGGCTGCGGGCCGAGCGCCCGCGCGCTCTGACGGCTGACGCGGCATGA
- a CDS encoding helix-turn-helix domain-containing protein — protein MSCMPALPPTQMPPAVGTTVAYIHAHLDERLPLDELAHRAGLSVWRLATVFRRHTGASPRRYICALRVQRAQRLLDRGEAVATAAAQAGFYDQSHLSRHFKQLCGMTPGQYLARQRQAPQAA, from the coding sequence ATGTCCTGCATGCCTGCCTTGCCGCCCACACAGATGCCGCCCGCCGTCGGCACCACCGTGGCCTACATCCATGCCCACCTGGACGAGCGGCTGCCGCTGGACGAGCTGGCCCACCGCGCCGGCCTGAGCGTGTGGCGCTTGGCCACCGTGTTCCGCCGCCACACCGGCGCCTCGCCGCGGCGCTACATCTGCGCGCTGCGGGTGCAGCGCGCGCAGCGCCTGCTCGACCGCGGCGAGGCCGTGGCCACCGCCGCGGCGCAGGCCGGCTTCTACGACCAGAGCCACCTGTCGCGCCACTTCAAGCAGCTGTGCGGCATGACGCCCGGCCAGTACCTCGCCCGCCAGCGGCAGGCGCCGCAGGCGGCTTGA
- a CDS encoding c-type cytochrome has protein sequence MLLDIGCGSSSLASKRRSSVGLMLLASSLLAACDGPPDRTPSLGDASVQRGRQLVIQHGCTACHAFPDVQWPRGGLGPSLEHFGRQGLIAGQLPNQPGVLMAFVRDAPSLVPGTAMPAFPMSDQDARDVTAYLVQLGAR, from the coding sequence ATGCTGTTGGACATCGGCTGCGGGTCATCTTCCCTGGCGAGCAAACGCCGGTCAAGCGTGGGGCTGATGCTGCTGGCCAGCAGCCTGCTGGCCGCCTGCGACGGCCCGCCCGACCGCACGCCTTCGCTGGGCGATGCCAGCGTGCAGCGTGGCCGCCAGCTCGTCATCCAGCACGGGTGCACCGCTTGCCATGCCTTCCCCGACGTGCAGTGGCCCCGCGGCGGGCTGGGTCCTTCGCTCGAGCACTTCGGGCGTCAGGGGCTCATCGCCGGCCAACTGCCCAACCAGCCCGGCGTGCTGATGGCCTTCGTGCGCGATGCGCCGTCCCTCGTGCCCGGCACCGCCATGCCCGCTTTCCCGATGTCCGACCAGGATGCCCGCGATGTCACAGCCTATCTCGTCCAGCTCGGCGCTCGCTGA
- a CDS encoding MFS transporter: MHDTTMGTLPEEPLLARGRRAACLGAVLLVSMLAFEAMAVAAVMPAIASDLGGDAQYALAFGGMLAASVVGMVLAGWIATPRPALRPAWRALEPHLQGARAASALGMWVFGAGLLLAGTAMQMGVLVAGRIVQGLGSGLLSVALYVGMGQLVPKPLHPRLFALFAAAWVLPGLVGPTLAAALATHLGWRSVFLVVAAAVPVTALMLIPALARLPQPAAAGGASARVLGWALLAALGAFLLHAAGSFHRLDLTLATLGAGAALALFAAGRLLPPGSRVAAPGLPAVIALRGLLAAGFATAEAFVPLYLTRAQGWSLAQAGLALSIGAVAWSAGSTLQSRLQREALRQQALGAGFALVALGIGIAALPALLGWPAPVLLAGWLMAGFGIGIAFPMLSVLTLRLSPAAEQGRNASALQLCDALCSSAALAAAGWVFSHSGASTAGGFIGVMAIAATLPALGALLSRRTARGGAHAHCPEDRVAPTSATSPGDTT; the protein is encoded by the coding sequence ATGCACGACACGACGATGGGCACGCTGCCCGAGGAACCCTTGTTGGCCCGCGGCCGGCGCGCGGCCTGCCTGGGCGCGGTGCTGCTGGTCTCGATGCTGGCCTTCGAGGCCATGGCCGTGGCCGCGGTGATGCCGGCGATCGCGTCCGACCTGGGCGGTGATGCCCAGTACGCGCTGGCCTTTGGCGGCATGCTGGCCGCCTCGGTGGTGGGCATGGTGCTGGCCGGCTGGATCGCCACGCCGCGGCCCGCGTTGCGCCCGGCCTGGCGGGCGCTGGAGCCGCACCTGCAGGGCGCCCGCGCCGCCAGCGCGCTGGGCATGTGGGTGTTCGGCGCCGGGCTGCTGCTGGCCGGCACCGCCATGCAGATGGGCGTGCTGGTGGCGGGCCGCATCGTGCAGGGGCTGGGCAGCGGGCTGCTGAGCGTGGCCTTGTACGTGGGCATGGGGCAGCTGGTGCCCAAGCCCCTGCACCCACGGCTGTTTGCGCTGTTTGCCGCCGCCTGGGTGCTGCCCGGCCTGGTGGGCCCCACGCTGGCGGCAGCGCTGGCCACCCACCTGGGCTGGCGCTCGGTGTTCCTGGTGGTGGCGGCGGCGGTGCCCGTCACGGCGCTGATGCTGATCCCGGCGCTGGCCCGCCTGCCGCAGCCGGCAGCGGCCGGTGGCGCTTCAGCGCGGGTGCTGGGCTGGGCGCTGCTGGCGGCACTGGGCGCCTTCCTGCTGCATGCGGCGGGCAGCTTCCACCGGCTGGACCTGACGCTGGCCACGCTGGGCGCGGGCGCGGCGCTGGCGCTGTTTGCGGCCGGCCGCCTGCTGCCGCCGGGCAGCCGCGTGGCCGCGCCCGGCCTGCCCGCGGTGATCGCGCTGCGGGGCCTGCTGGCCGCGGGCTTTGCCACCGCCGAAGCCTTCGTGCCGCTGTACCTGACGCGGGCCCAGGGCTGGAGCCTGGCGCAGGCCGGGCTGGCGCTCAGCATCGGCGCGGTGGCCTGGAGCGCCGGCAGCACGCTGCAGTCGCGGCTGCAGCGCGAGGCCCTGCGGCAGCAGGCGCTGGGCGCCGGCTTTGCGCTGGTGGCGCTGGGCATCGGCATCGCCGCCTTGCCGGCGCTGCTGGGCTGGCCGGCCCCGGTGCTGCTGGCCGGCTGGTTGATGGCGGGCTTCGGCATCGGCATCGCGTTTCCGATGCTGTCGGTGCTGACGCTGCGGCTGTCGCCCGCGGCCGAACAAGGGCGCAACGCCTCGGCCCTGCAGCTGTGCGACGCGCTGTGCAGCAGCGCCGCGCTGGCAGCGGCGGGCTGGGTGTTCAGCCACAGTGGCGCCTCCACGGCCGGTGGCTTCATCGGCGTGATGGCGATCGCGGCGACACTGCCGGCGCTGGGCGCGCTGCTGTCGCGGCGCACCGCCCGCGGCGGCGCGCACGCCCATTGCCCTGAAGACCGCGTGGCGCCAACATCGGCCACTTCACCAGGAGACACGACATGA
- a CDS encoding cytochrome b, producing MNLVSLIEWAEGYNRRGLYSPIGVGFHWLMAALMFFQLGYGWYLAWLPAGGDKLLGYQTHAEIGLTIMALGSLRFFWRSQISGPKNVEEDSFQGRASRLLQNWFYVSFFALPISGWVMWSTLPGDLPLSIAGIVPFPNLPFDQLSEGLQHTLMQWAAKAHLWIVWITTLAIPGHAGAAVLHYLVMKDKVLPSMLDLNGPEMPGVLGSSTDEGSAA from the coding sequence ATGAACCTGGTCTCGCTGATCGAGTGGGCCGAGGGCTACAACCGCCGCGGCCTGTACTCACCCATCGGCGTCGGCTTCCATTGGCTGATGGCGGCGTTGATGTTCTTCCAGCTGGGCTACGGCTGGTACCTGGCCTGGCTGCCCGCCGGTGGCGACAAGCTGCTGGGCTACCAGACGCATGCCGAGATCGGCCTGACCATCATGGCGCTGGGCTCGCTGCGGTTTTTCTGGCGCAGCCAGATCAGCGGGCCGAAGAATGTCGAGGAAGACTCGTTCCAGGGCCGGGCCAGCCGGCTGCTGCAGAACTGGTTCTACGTCAGCTTCTTCGCACTGCCGATCAGCGGCTGGGTGATGTGGTCCACGCTGCCGGGCGACTTGCCGCTGTCCATCGCGGGCATCGTGCCCTTTCCCAACCTGCCGTTCGACCAGTTGTCGGAAGGCCTGCAGCACACGCTGATGCAGTGGGCCGCGAAGGCGCACCTGTGGATCGTGTGGATCACCACGCTGGCCATCCCCGGCCATGCGGGCGCTGCCGTGCTGCACTACCTGGTGATGAAGGACAAGGTGCTGCCGTCGATGCTCGACCTCAACGGGCCGGAGATGCCGGGCGTGCTGGGATCGTCGACAGATGAAGGCTCAGCTGCCTGA
- a CDS encoding cbb3-type cytochrome c oxidase subunit I — MTQAALPGAAAEPSETAFDRRLYERFPTSGERPEGELETLEKVWEPPTGIRKLTDVNNNFIGFIFIVTAFAFFLGAGVLALVMRVQLTAPLAGIVPQETYNQLFTMHGSVMMFLFAVPAIEAIAVMLLPQMLAARDLPFPRLSAYSYWTYAIGGTVFFGSVFFSLAPSDGWFMYPPLSSGVYSKGINADFWLLGIGFIEISAIAGAIELVVGVLRTRAPGMSLARMPVYAWAVLIFGVMILLAFPSMILVTLLLELERAFNWPLFDATRGGDPLLYQHLFWFFGHPDVYIIFIPASAMVSTMVVTIAQKRLVGHEVVVLAMIATGFISFGVWAHHMFTVGMPGLAAGYFSAASMAVAIPAGAQVFAWIATLASGKVQRHVPGLFVVGGILIFVMGGLTGVMVGMVAFDGQAHDTYFVVAHFHYVLIGGMLFPLFAGFYYWTPMINGRRLSERWGRWVFWLMFIGVHVCFLPMHLVGLMGMPRRVHTYLPGRLWELPNIISTVGAFIMAAGALLFVIDAVRCYACQPRPGEEEVGNVFNGGTLEWLPAGNYSVRSIPIVRDLEPLWAHPRLAADVEAGRYFLPGSATGQRETLVTSPLQAEPQYLQIMPGPSWWPFLAAVFTAGFFLLLTVKALVLSGVCAVLAVVGLMRWLWDNDRHLPQAEVDVGGGVRLPTYVAGPQAHGWWAAVLLDVVLGTIFVMAMFAYLYLFNAHPEAWRVAAPLDALVPGLALLAAAGGLAYAARPLMARFERGAGLSALAMSLSALCLAGALGVDLWHWWQSGLRGDASGQGATVYAMMAWHGCIVVSVLLSALFYLARWVRGLAPGPANKTLEALRVYFLYAAMEGTAGLLLPRLVPWGGA, encoded by the coding sequence GTGACGCAGGCCGCACTCCCGGGCGCGGCGGCCGAGCCGTCGGAAACCGCCTTCGACCGCCGCCTGTACGAGCGCTTTCCCACCAGCGGCGAGCGGCCTGAAGGCGAGCTGGAGACGCTGGAAAAGGTGTGGGAGCCGCCCACCGGCATCCGCAAGCTCACCGACGTCAACAACAACTTCATCGGCTTCATCTTCATCGTCACTGCCTTCGCCTTCTTCCTGGGCGCGGGCGTGCTGGCGCTGGTGATGCGGGTGCAGCTGACGGCGCCGCTGGCCGGCATCGTGCCGCAGGAAACCTACAACCAGCTGTTCACGATGCACGGCTCGGTGATGATGTTCCTGTTCGCGGTGCCCGCCATCGAGGCCATCGCGGTGATGCTGCTGCCGCAGATGCTGGCTGCGCGCGACCTGCCGTTCCCGCGCCTGTCGGCCTATTCGTACTGGACCTATGCCATCGGCGGCACGGTGTTCTTCGGCTCGGTGTTCTTCAGCCTGGCGCCGTCGGACGGCTGGTTCATGTACCCGCCGCTCAGCTCGGGCGTGTACTCCAAGGGCATCAATGCCGACTTCTGGCTGCTGGGCATCGGCTTCATCGAGATCAGCGCCATCGCCGGCGCCATCGAGCTGGTGGTGGGCGTGCTGCGCACCCGCGCGCCCGGCATGTCGCTGGCCCGCATGCCGGTGTATGCCTGGGCGGTGCTGATCTTCGGCGTGATGATCCTGCTGGCCTTCCCGTCGATGATCCTGGTGACGCTGCTGCTGGAGCTGGAACGCGCGTTCAACTGGCCGCTGTTCGATGCCACCCGTGGCGGCGATCCGCTGCTGTACCAGCACCTGTTCTGGTTCTTCGGCCACCCCGACGTCTACATCATCTTCATCCCCGCATCGGCCATGGTGTCCACCATGGTGGTCACCATCGCGCAGAAGCGGCTGGTGGGCCACGAGGTGGTGGTGCTGGCGATGATCGCCACCGGCTTCATCAGCTTCGGTGTGTGGGCGCACCACATGTTCACCGTGGGCATGCCGGGGCTGGCGGCGGGCTACTTCTCGGCGGCGTCGATGGCGGTGGCCATCCCGGCCGGGGCGCAGGTGTTCGCGTGGATCGCCACGCTGGCCTCGGGCAAGGTGCAGCGCCACGTGCCGGGGCTGTTCGTGGTGGGCGGCATCCTCATCTTCGTGATGGGGGGGCTCACCGGCGTGATGGTGGGCATGGTGGCCTTCGACGGCCAGGCGCACGACACCTACTTCGTGGTGGCGCACTTCCACTACGTGCTCATCGGCGGCATGTTGTTCCCGCTGTTCGCCGGCTTCTACTACTGGACGCCGATGATCAACGGCCGCCGGCTGTCCGAGCGCTGGGGCCGCTGGGTGTTCTGGCTCATGTTCATCGGCGTGCACGTGTGCTTCCTGCCGATGCACCTGGTGGGGCTGATGGGCATGCCGCGGCGGGTGCACACCTACCTGCCGGGCCGCCTGTGGGAGCTGCCCAACATCATCTCCACCGTCGGCGCCTTCATCATGGCGGCGGGTGCGCTGCTGTTCGTCATCGACGCGGTGCGCTGCTATGCCTGCCAGCCCAGGCCGGGTGAAGAAGAGGTGGGCAACGTGTTCAACGGCGGCACGCTGGAGTGGCTGCCCGCGGGCAACTACTCGGTGCGTTCCATCCCCATCGTGCGCGACCTGGAGCCGCTGTGGGCCCACCCGCGGCTGGCGGCCGATGTGGAGGCGGGCCGCTACTTCCTGCCGGGCAGCGCCACCGGCCAGCGCGAGACGCTGGTCACCAGCCCGCTGCAGGCCGAGCCGCAGTACCTGCAGATCATGCCCGGCCCGTCGTGGTGGCCCTTCCTGGCGGCGGTGTTCACCGCGGGTTTTTTCCTGCTGCTCACCGTCAAGGCCCTGGTGCTCAGCGGCGTGTGCGCGGTGCTGGCCGTCGTCGGCCTGATGCGCTGGCTGTGGGACAACGACCGCCACCTGCCGCAGGCCGAGGTGGACGTGGGCGGCGGCGTGCGGCTGCCCACCTACGTGGCCGGGCCGCAGGCGCATGGCTGGTGGGCCGCGGTGCTGCTGGACGTGGTGCTGGGCACCATCTTCGTGATGGCGATGTTCGCGTACCTGTACCTGTTCAACGCCCACCCCGAGGCCTGGCGCGTGGCCGCGCCGCTGGATGCGTTGGTGCCCGGCCTGGCCCTGCTGGCCGCGGCTGGCGGCCTGGCCTATGCCGCGCGGCCGTTGATGGCCCGCTTCGAGCGTGGCGCCGGCCTCAGCGCGCTGGCGATGAGCCTGAGCGCGCTGTGCCTGGCGGGCGCGCTGGGCGTGGACCTGTGGCACTGGTGGCAGTCCGGCCTGCGGGGGGACGCCAGCGGCCAGGGCGCCACCGTCTACGCGATGATGGCCTGGCATGGTTGCATCGTCGTGTCGGTGCTGCTGTCGGCCCTGTTCTACCTGGCGCGCTGGGTGCGCGGGCTGGCGCCGGGGCCGGCCAACAAGACACTGGAGGCCTTGCGCGTGTACTTCCTCTACGCCGCGATGGAAGGCACCGCCGGCCTGCTGCTGCCGCGCCTGGTGCCATGGGGGGGTGCATGA
- a CDS encoding c-type cytochrome: MAPSADRFGRGGELIAMSGGEGGARYACVTCHGARGEGNGFDAPRLAGLPAGYLQKQMEDFAAGLRPHAVMRDVARFLDSDERVQVSAFYAALPPVGLPPATTAPVEPAAAALYARACQSCHGVDGVGAAGGPPLQAQPAFYLTQQLQDWQTSKRRNDGDHAMLKVAQQLGADEVRQLSLHLSTIPARPASPAR; encoded by the coding sequence ATGGCGCCCAGCGCCGACCGTTTCGGCCGCGGCGGTGAACTCATCGCGATGAGCGGTGGCGAAGGCGGGGCGCGTTATGCCTGCGTCACCTGCCATGGCGCGCGGGGTGAAGGCAACGGCTTCGATGCACCGCGCCTGGCCGGCCTGCCCGCGGGCTACCTGCAAAAGCAGATGGAAGACTTCGCCGCCGGCCTGCGCCCGCATGCGGTGATGCGCGACGTGGCCCGCTTCCTGGACAGCGACGAGCGGGTGCAGGTCTCGGCCTTTTATGCCGCGCTGCCACCCGTGGGCCTGCCGCCGGCCACCACGGCGCCGGTGGAGCCGGCTGCCGCGGCCTTGTATGCCCGCGCCTGCCAGAGCTGCCACGGCGTGGACGGCGTGGGTGCGGCCGGCGGCCCGCCGCTGCAGGCGCAGCCCGCCTTCTACCTGACGCAGCAGCTGCAGGACTGGCAGACCTCGAAGCGGCGCAACGACGGCGACCATGCGATGTTGAAGGTGGCGCAGCAACTGGGGGCCGACGAGGTCAGGCAGCTGAGCCTTCATCTGTCGACGATCCCAGCACGCCCGGCATCTCCGGCCCGTTGA